From Micromonospora sp. NBC_01699, a single genomic window includes:
- a CDS encoding type I polyketide synthase, with amino-acid sequence MSTEDVDDGGFVAVTAMAGRFPGASDVETFWDNLCNGRESVSVLSDQLPAADGHVPAYGLLTDPELFDADYFDYSPEDALIMDPQHRLLLECAHESLDRAGHGGPERRSTGVFVGGSITDHGALVRAWGRARGVPLPDSRVQQGNDLDFLATRIAYKLGLTGPAMAVQSACSSSLVAVHVAIGSLLAGDCEMAIAGGASVLAAIPTLHHDPDDIFADDGRCRPFDAQGRGTVRASAVGLVVLRPLAEALSDGDHVHAVIRGTAVNNDGRRKMGFHVPSVAGPAGAARTAQLVAGVDADEIGYVEAHGTGTALGDPVEVAGLTRAFRQSTDQTGYCRIGSVKANVGHADAAAGIVGLIKTVLCVEHGVLPASLNFSEPNPAIDFASSPFVVNDRTVPWESGGRARIGATNVIAVGGTNAHAVVAEPPAPLPTTPGRPDHLLILSARTGSALQDAARRLADHLEQHPDADLADVAWTLQTGRSMHPERHFVVAADVPGAVAALRGSPTGGHGPGPARRPRIVFLFAEPGGDRTGSVAAIQRAEEVFRAHLDEITEAVHPLLGHDLRQALLAGTESTPAAHLAVQYATARLLMSWGLRPDAVAGQGLGARCAAAVAGQLNPADTGRLIVAGTEAEAGAAAAAGGPLLCDVPAALDGTPGQFVVHIGAGRPAAPAAGGVESVSVDVLDEPGRSPTGLRSALAAIGRLWTVGVTVDFAALHTGERRRRLHLPTYPFERRPYLVAHSISPDLGERLP; translated from the coding sequence ATGAGTACTGAGGACGTTGACGACGGCGGATTCGTCGCCGTCACGGCCATGGCGGGTCGTTTCCCGGGAGCTTCGGACGTCGAGACCTTCTGGGACAACCTCTGCAACGGCCGGGAATCGGTGTCGGTGCTGTCCGACCAACTGCCGGCGGCGGACGGGCACGTGCCGGCCTACGGTCTGCTGACCGATCCGGAGCTCTTCGACGCCGACTACTTCGACTACTCGCCCGAAGACGCCCTGATCATGGATCCGCAGCACCGGCTGCTGCTGGAGTGCGCACACGAGTCTCTCGATCGGGCCGGGCACGGCGGCCCGGAACGCCGGTCGACCGGCGTGTTCGTCGGGGGGTCCATCACCGACCACGGCGCCCTGGTCCGGGCATGGGGACGGGCTCGGGGCGTCCCGCTGCCGGACTCCCGAGTCCAGCAGGGGAACGACCTGGACTTCCTCGCCACCCGGATCGCCTACAAACTGGGCCTGACCGGGCCCGCCATGGCGGTCCAGTCAGCCTGTTCCTCGTCCTTGGTGGCGGTGCACGTCGCCATCGGCTCACTGCTCGCGGGTGACTGCGAGATGGCGATCGCCGGCGGCGCCTCGGTGCTGGCCGCTATCCCGACGCTGCATCACGACCCGGACGACATCTTCGCCGACGACGGGCGCTGTCGTCCGTTCGACGCGCAGGGCCGCGGCACCGTGCGGGCGAGCGCGGTGGGCCTGGTGGTGCTCCGTCCGCTCGCCGAGGCGCTGAGCGACGGTGACCATGTGCACGCGGTCATCCGCGGTACCGCGGTGAACAACGACGGCCGGCGCAAGATGGGTTTCCACGTACCGAGCGTGGCCGGGCCGGCCGGAGCCGCCCGTACCGCTCAGTTGGTGGCCGGTGTCGACGCCGACGAGATCGGCTACGTCGAGGCGCACGGCACCGGCACCGCGCTCGGTGATCCGGTCGAGGTCGCCGGGTTGACCAGGGCGTTCCGCCAGAGCACGGACCAGACGGGATACTGCCGGATCGGATCGGTCAAGGCCAACGTCGGCCACGCCGACGCGGCCGCCGGCATAGTTGGATTGATCAAAACAGTGCTCTGCGTGGAGCACGGTGTGCTCCCCGCCAGCCTGAACTTCAGCGAGCCGAACCCGGCGATCGACTTCGCGTCCTCCCCGTTCGTCGTCAACGACCGGACGGTCCCTTGGGAGTCCGGAGGGCGGGCCCGGATCGGCGCCACGAACGTGATCGCGGTCGGCGGTACCAACGCCCACGCTGTGGTCGCCGAGCCGCCGGCCCCGCTCCCGACGACCCCGGGACGACCGGACCACCTGCTGATCCTCTCGGCTCGGACCGGGTCCGCGCTCCAGGACGCCGCCCGCAGGCTGGCCGACCACCTCGAACAGCATCCGGACGCCGATCTCGCCGACGTCGCCTGGACCCTGCAAACGGGCCGGTCGATGCATCCCGAACGCCACTTCGTGGTCGCGGCGGACGTACCCGGGGCTGTCGCGGCCCTGCGCGGGAGCCCGACGGGCGGGCACGGTCCCGGCCCTGCACGGCGACCGCGCATCGTGTTCCTCTTCGCCGAGCCCGGCGGTGACCGCACCGGCTCCGTCGCTGCGATCCAGCGCGCGGAGGAAGTGTTCCGCGCCCACCTGGACGAGATCACCGAAGCCGTACACCCGCTTCTCGGCCACGACCTCCGCCAAGCGCTGCTCGCGGGTACGGAGAGCACGCCCGCAGCGCACCTCGCCGTGCAGTACGCGACGGCGAGGCTGCTGATGTCCTGGGGTCTGCGTCCCGACGCCGTGGCCGGGCAGGGGCTCGGCGCCCGCTGCGCGGCGGCCGTCGCCGGGCAGCTGAACCCCGCCGACACCGGCCGCCTGATCGTCGCCGGGACCGAAGCCGAGGCCGGCGCGGCCGCGGCCGCCGGGGGGCCACTGCTCTGCGACGTTCCGGCAGCGCTGGACGGCACACCGGGGCAGTTCGTCGTGCACATCGGAGCGGGGCGGCCGGCAGCGCCCGCCGCCGGCGGCGTCGAGTCGGTGTCCGTCGACGTGCTGGACGAGCCCGGGCGGTCACCGACCGGCCTACGGTCGGCGCTCGCCGCGATCGGCCGGCTCTGGACGGTCGGGGTGACCGTCGACTTCGCGGCCCTGCACACCGGCGAACGACGGCGCCGCCTGCACCTGCCCACCTATCCGTTCGAGCGACGCCCCTACCTGGTGGCCCACTCGATTTCCCCCGACCTAGGAGAACGACTTCCGTGA
- a CDS encoding MFS transporter: protein MPKTTVWRSSLRRSLWAVGDYRNLWLSQTTSLFGTGITLLALPLVALLALDATPFEIGLLWAVEYLPILLIGLPAGVWVERLPTRAVMVGADLIRAMALLAVPIALAMGFLSMPLLYVVTFIIGLGALFYDVAQLSVLPTLVAQDRLVDANGKLELSRSVSQIGGPAVGGLMVQLLTAPLAVLADAVTYLSSAYYVLRIRKPAPVDRPPEKNSLRQDIREGMRFVFGHPLMRPLLLCATLAELASAIILALQVVFATEELSLSPAVIGVALAVGNGGGVVGALVAEPLARRFGTGITFMASIVLFTAGSAILPISTGPVTFASGMFVAYLGAFIFNVLQVSLCQAVTPPHLLGRMNSVFRFATWGVIPLGAAGGGLLVDVIGLPGVFWLAAGLNALSVLPPLLSRIPKLRDVVHHDSEIPAAETAADERHAYPEEPAAGLR from the coding sequence ATGCCCAAGACGACCGTGTGGCGATCGAGTCTGCGCCGCAGCCTCTGGGCCGTCGGGGACTACCGCAACCTCTGGCTGTCCCAGACCACCAGCCTGTTCGGCACCGGCATCACCCTGCTGGCCCTGCCGCTGGTGGCACTGCTCGCCCTCGACGCGACGCCGTTCGAGATCGGCTTGCTCTGGGCCGTCGAGTACCTGCCGATCCTGCTGATCGGTCTCCCCGCCGGCGTCTGGGTGGAACGGCTGCCGACGCGTGCCGTGATGGTGGGGGCCGACCTGATCCGGGCGATGGCACTGCTCGCCGTGCCGATCGCGCTGGCCATGGGCTTTCTCAGCATGCCGCTGCTGTACGTCGTGACCTTCATCATCGGCCTGGGCGCGCTGTTCTACGACGTCGCGCAGCTGTCGGTCCTGCCCACCCTGGTCGCCCAGGACCGCCTCGTCGACGCCAACGGGAAGCTGGAACTGTCCCGCTCGGTCTCCCAGATCGGCGGCCCGGCCGTCGGCGGCCTGATGGTGCAGCTGCTCACCGCCCCACTCGCGGTGCTCGCCGACGCGGTCACATACCTGTCGTCGGCGTACTACGTCCTCCGCATCCGCAAGCCGGCGCCGGTGGACCGACCGCCCGAGAAGAACAGCCTCCGCCAGGACATCCGCGAGGGCATGCGCTTCGTGTTCGGCCACCCGCTCATGCGCCCGCTGTTGTTGTGCGCCACGCTCGCCGAGCTCGCGTCCGCGATCATCCTTGCCCTGCAAGTGGTCTTCGCGACCGAGGAGCTGTCCCTGAGCCCCGCGGTGATCGGTGTCGCGTTGGCGGTTGGCAACGGCGGCGGTGTGGTCGGGGCGCTCGTGGCGGAGCCGCTCGCACGCCGTTTCGGCACCGGAATCACCTTCATGGCCTCGATCGTGCTGTTCACCGCCGGATCGGCCATCCTGCCGATTTCCACCGGGCCGGTGACATTCGCATCGGGAATGTTCGTCGCCTACCTCGGCGCATTCATCTTCAACGTCCTTCAGGTCAGCCTGTGCCAGGCCGTGACGCCACCGCACCTCTTGGGACGAATGAATTCGGTATTCCGGTTCGCCACCTGGGGCGTCATTCCTCTGGGTGCGGCCGGCGGCGGACTGCTGGTCGATGTGATCGGGCTACCGGGCGTTTTCTGGTTGGCCGCCGGACTCAACGCCCTGTCTGTCCTGCCGCCGTTGCTTTCCAGAATCCCCAAGCTGCGTGACGTCGTCCACCACGATTCGGAGATTCCGGCGGCGGAAACCGCGGCCGATGAGAGACACGCCTATCCGGAAGAGCCCGCGGCGGGCCTGCGGTAA